From one Ursus arctos isolate Adak ecotype North America unplaced genomic scaffold, UrsArc2.0 scaffold_26, whole genome shotgun sequence genomic stretch:
- the PFKM gene encoding ATP-dependent 6-phosphofructokinase, muscle type: MTHEEHHAAKTLGIGKAIAVLTSGGDAQGMNAAVRAVVRVGIFTGARVFFVHEGYQGLVDGGDHIREASWESVSMMLQLGGTVIGSARCKDFRDREGRLRAAHNLVKRGITNLCVIGGDGSLTGADTFRSEWSDLLSDLQKAGKITEEEATKSSYLNIVGLVGSIDNDFCGTDMTIGTDSALHRIIEIVDAITTTAQSHQRTFVLEVMGRHCGYLALVTSLSCGADWVFIPECPPDDDWEEHLCRRLSETRTRGSRLNIIIVAEGAIDKNGKPITSEDIKNLVVKRLGYDTRVTVLGHVQRGGTPSAFDRILGSRMGVEAVMALLEGTPDTPACVVSLSGNQAVRLPLMECVQVTKDVTKAMNDRRFDEAMKLRGRSFMNNWEVYKLLAHVRPPVTKAPGSTHTVAVMNVGAPAAGMNAAVRSTVRIGLIQGNRVLVVHDGFEGLAKGQIEEAGWSYVGGWTGQGGSKLGTKRTLPKKSFEQISANITKFNIQGLVIIGGFEAYTGGLELMEGRKLFDELCIPFVVIPATVSNNVPGSDFSVGADTALNTICTTCDRIKQSAAGTKRRVFIIETMGGYCGYLATMAGLAAGADAAYIFEEPFTIRDLQANVEHLVQKMRTTVKRGLVLRNEKCNENYTTDFIFNLYSEEGKGIFDSRKNVLGHMQQGGSPTPFDRNFATKMGAKAMNWMSGKIKESYRNGRIFANTPDSGCVLGMRKRALVFQPVTELKDQTDFEHRIPKEQWWLKLRPILKILAKYEIDLDTSEHAHLEHISRKRSGETSI; this comes from the exons GTATGAATGCTGCTGTCAGGGCTGTGGTTCGAGTTGGTATCTTTACTGGTGCCCGTGTCTTCTTTGTCCATGAG GGTTACCAAGGCCTGGTGGATGGCGGAGATCACATCAGGGAGGCCAGCTGGGAGAGCGTTTCGATGATGCTGCAGCTG GGAGGCACAGTCATTGGAAGTGCCCGGTGCAAGGACTTCCGGGACCGAGAGGGGCGACTGCGAGCCGCCCACAACCTGGTGAAGCGTGGGATTACCAATCTGTGTGTCATTGGGGGTGATGGCAGCCTCACTGGGGCTGACACCTTCCGTTCTGAGTGGAGTGACTTATTGAGTGACCTCCAGAAAGCGG GTAAGATCACAGAGGAGGAGGCTACAAAGTCCAGCTACCTGAACATCGTGGGCTTGGTGGGCTCAATTGACAATGACTTCTGTGGCACCGATATGACCATCGGCACTGATTCCGCCCTACACCGGATCATAGAGATCGTGGACGCCATCACCACTACTGCTCAGAG CCACCAGAGGACGTTTGTGTTAGAAGTGATGGGCCGGCACTGTGG ATACCTGGCCCTTGTCACCTCCCTCTCCTGTGGGGCTGACTGGGTGTTTATTCCTGAATGTCCGCCAGATGATGACTGGGAGGAACATCTTTGTCGCCGGCTCAGCGAG ACAAGGACCCGTGGTTCTCGTCTCAACATCATCATTGTGGCTGAGGGTGCGATCGACAAGAACGGGAAACCAATCACCTCCGAGGACATCAAGAAC CTGGTGGTAAAGCGTCTGGGATATGACACCCGGGTCACTGTCTTGGGGCATGTGCAGCGGGGTGGGACACCGTCAGCCTTTGACCGAATCCTG gGCAGCAGGATGGGTGTGGAAGCCGTGATGGCGCTTTTGGAGGGGACTCCGGACACCCCCGCCTGTGTGGTGAGCCTCTCTGGTAACCAGGCTGTGCGCCTGCCCCTCATGGAGTGTGTCCAGGTG ACCAAGGATGTGACCAAGGCCATGAACGACAGGAGGTTCGATGAAGCCATGAAGCTGAGAGGCCG GAGCTTCATGAACAACTGGGAGGTATACAAGCTTCTGGCTCATGTCAGACCCCCAGTCACAAAGGCACCG GGTAGCACGCACACGGTGGCCGTGATGAACGTGGGGGCCCCGGCCGCAGGCATGAATGCCGCCGTGCGCTCGACTGTGAGAATTGGCCTCATCCAAGGCAACCGGGTGCTGGTTGTGCATGACGGCTTCGAGGGCCTGGCCAAGGGTCAG ATCGAGGAAGCTGGCTGGAGCTATGTGGGGGGCTGGACTGGCCAAGGCGGTTCCAAACTTGGGACTAAAAG GACTCTCCCCAAGAAGAGCTTTGAGCAGATCAGTGCCAACATCACGAAGTTTAACATTCAGGGCCTTGTCATCATCGGGGGCTTTGAG GCTTACACAGGGGGCCTGGAACTGATGGAGGGCAGGAAGCTGTTTGACGAGCTGTGCATCCCGTTTGTGGTCATCCCCGCTACGGTCTCCAACAACGTCCCCGGCTCGGACTTCAGCGTGGGGGCTGACACAGCCCTCAACACTATCTGCACG ACGTGTGACCGCATCAAGCAGTCGGCAGCAGGCACCAAGCGTCGGGTGTTCATCATTGAGACAATGGGTGGCTACTGCGGCTACCTGGCCACCATGGCGGGGCTGGCAGCCGGGGCTGATGCTGCCTACATTTTTGAGGAGCCCTTCACCATTCGGGACCTGCAG GCGAATGTTGAACATCTGGTGCAAAAGATGAGAACAACTGTGAAGAGGGGCTTGGTGTTAAG GAATGAGAAGTGCAATGAGAATTATACCACTGACTTCATTTTCAACCTGTACTCTGAGGAGGGGAAGGGCATCTTTGACAGCAGGAAGAATGTGCTTGGCCACATGCAGCAG GGTGGAAGCCCAACTCCATTTGACAGGAACTTTGCCACTAAGATGGGCGCCAAGGCTATGAACTGGATGTCCGGGAAAATCAAAGAGAGTTACCGTAATG GGAGGATCTTTGCCAATACGCCAGACTCGGGCTGTGTTCTGGGGATGCGTAAGAGGGCTCTGGTCTTCCAACCAGTGACTGAGCTGAAGGACCAGACGGATTTTGA GCACCGCATCCCCAAGGAACAGTGGTGGCTGAAGCTGAGGCCCATCCTCAAAATCCTAGCCAAGTATGAGATTGACTTGGACACCTCAGAGCATGCCCACCTGGAGCATATCAGTCGGAAGCGATCTGGAGAAACTTCTATCTAA
- the ASB8 gene encoding ankyrin repeat and SOCS box protein 8 isoform X2, which translates to MVSDADCVELLLEKGAEVNALDGYNRTALHYAAEKDEACVEVLLEYGANPNALDGNRDTPLHWAAFKNNAECVRALLESGASVNALDYNNDTPLSWAAMKGNLESVSILLDYGAEVRVINLKGQTPISRLVALLVRGLGTEKEDSCFELLHRAVGHFELRKNGTMPREVARDQQLCEKLTVLCSAPGTLKTLSRYAVRRSLGLQYLPDAVKGLPLPASLKEYLLLVE; encoded by the exons ATGGTGTCAGACGCTGACTGTGTGGAGTTACTCCTGGAAAAAGGAGCAGAG GTGAATGCCCTGGATGGTTACAATCGAACAGCCCTCCACTATGCAGCTGAGAAAGATGAGGCTTGTGTGGAGGTCCTCCTGGAGTATGGGGCAAACCCCAATGCACTGGATGGCAACCGAGACACCCCACTTCACTGGGCAGCCTTTAAGAACAATGCCGAGTGTGTGCGGGCCCTCCTAGAGAGTGGGGCCTCTGTCAATGCCCTGGATTATAACAATGATACCCCGCTCAGCTGGGCCGCCATGAAGGGAAATCTTGAGAGCGTCAGCATCCTTCTTGATTATGGTGCGGAGGTCAGAGTCATCAACCTAAAAGGCCAGACGCCCATCTCCCGCCTGGTGGCTCTGCTAGTCAGGGGACTGGGAACAGAGAAAGAAGACTCTTGCTTTGAGCTCCTGCACAGAGCTGTCGGACACTTTGAATTAAGGAAGAATGGCACCATGCCACGAGAAGTGGCCAGAGACCAGCAGCTGTGTGAAAAACTGACTGTCCTGTGCTCAGCCCCAGGAACTCTAAAAACACTCTCTCGCTATGCCGTGCGCCGGAGTTTAGGACTCCAGTATCTGCCAGACGCAGTGAAGGGCCTTCCACTGCCAGCTTCTCTGAAGGAATACCTGTTACTTGTGGAATAG
- the ASB8 gene encoding ankyrin repeat and SOCS box protein 8 isoform X1: MSSSMWYIMQSIQSKYSLSERLIRTIAAIRSFPHDNVEDLIRGGADVNCTHGTLKPLHCACMVSDADCVELLLEKGAEVNALDGYNRTALHYAAEKDEACVEVLLEYGANPNALDGNRDTPLHWAAFKNNAECVRALLESGASVNALDYNNDTPLSWAAMKGNLESVSILLDYGAEVRVINLKGQTPISRLVALLVRGLGTEKEDSCFELLHRAVGHFELRKNGTMPREVARDQQLCEKLTVLCSAPGTLKTLSRYAVRRSLGLQYLPDAVKGLPLPASLKEYLLLVE; the protein is encoded by the exons ATGAGTTCCAGTATGTGGTATATTATGCAGAGCATTCAGAGCAAATACTCTCTCTCAGAGCGCTTAATCCGAACAATCGCTGCCATTCGCTCCTTCCCACATGATAATGTAGAGGACCTCATCAGAGGG GGAGCAGATGTGAACTGTACCCATGGCACACTGAAGCCCCTGCACTGTGCCTGCATGGTGTCAGACGCTGACTGTGTGGAGTTACTCCTGGAAAAAGGAGCAGAG GTGAATGCCCTGGATGGTTACAATCGAACAGCCCTCCACTATGCAGCTGAGAAAGATGAGGCTTGTGTGGAGGTCCTCCTGGAGTATGGGGCAAACCCCAATGCACTGGATGGCAACCGAGACACCCCACTTCACTGGGCAGCCTTTAAGAACAATGCCGAGTGTGTGCGGGCCCTCCTAGAGAGTGGGGCCTCTGTCAATGCCCTGGATTATAACAATGATACCCCGCTCAGCTGGGCCGCCATGAAGGGAAATCTTGAGAGCGTCAGCATCCTTCTTGATTATGGTGCGGAGGTCAGAGTCATCAACCTAAAAGGCCAGACGCCCATCTCCCGCCTGGTGGCTCTGCTAGTCAGGGGACTGGGAACAGAGAAAGAAGACTCTTGCTTTGAGCTCCTGCACAGAGCTGTCGGACACTTTGAATTAAGGAAGAATGGCACCATGCCACGAGAAGTGGCCAGAGACCAGCAGCTGTGTGAAAAACTGACTGTCCTGTGCTCAGCCCCAGGAACTCTAAAAACACTCTCTCGCTATGCCGTGCGCCGGAGTTTAGGACTCCAGTATCTGCCAGACGCAGTGAAGGGCCTTCCACTGCCAGCTTCTCTGAAGGAATACCTGTTACTTGTGGAATAG